In Carya illinoinensis cultivar Pawnee chromosome 10, C.illinoinensisPawnee_v1, whole genome shotgun sequence, one DNA window encodes the following:
- the LOC122279112 gene encoding protein SMG7L-like, which translates to MTTSSPVPPNEQKEKHIFLTEVGNFEKQLWGLIYTKSLLHCDVQNLFRKVRFSYEKSILNDQEHVELQDVEYSLWKLHYKHIDEFRKIIKKSSANGESTKLVMTQNAGNVQSSDDKHIEGFKSFLSEAMEFYQNLIVKIRKCSSVPDNSSYEKGDTSSSVEPKKTQKCQFLCHRFLVCLGDLARYREQYEKPDVQNHNWSVAASHYLEATMVWPDSGNPQNQLAVLAVYVGDEFLALYHCVRSLAVKEPFPDAWDNLILLFERNRSSPMHSLCREAHFDFLKPCERSFVQSKLQSNDDNMLKAENNCTVGTDLWSLLIRTMSFFFIQSSLEEFPCAFASAMRELDALMALDDTKLKAALESYQCLDSARTGPFRALQVASIYIFIIENLIHGSQVRRSKDKTDMEKLAWTQFAIAATFIFMGRLVDRCLKASQLDLCPLLPAVLVFVEWLVDMFAEAKTFGVDEKSRSAMSYFFVVFIDLLKQFNVKGSEATSPDCTLLWEDYELRGFAPVTCSNLPLFCSTPWEHVDSFESGAECRAHRIINAAMRIAERSNDSGKWLLYDKSERKFYIGESDEISERKESEKVELPNSDLNIKEPSQDIYLATKESEEPILKACPNDPCVNGKSVATEEEEVILFKPLSRYNSAPLYSSIDMNGQMSPKDSGDENVPSDECLRRAISLLNEQNQAQSDSLAFHADISYFRGNQSSKHQESHEKDTSAHPLLETPISAGPPSLSAWVFNGGSLSNDRGKTINASKHSLKPIEEMAFTTMAGLSINKNEDSAIINYSSPTYLPPVPSAPLLPDDAVWFSGNQSNFVDRRTSGDGSGAKDFSRASQVPSTSNWVAPHVHPDYGHSVGGFMNNYPPSCRMTSSEWLRQYRESHNSQQVNSFTLPVHCYAPENPRNFQHSEVSNFGVFDPWGNPMVYNPSVYMESPPLHQAFPRVYGADELQREKLFHGYQRPMPLGCGAVTDLRIEPQPLLQYLKEREWGVLQDPGLRGPTYMGN; encoded by the exons ATGACTACTAGTTCCCCTGTTCCACCAAATGAGCagaaagaaaaacacatttttcttACTGAG GTTGGTAactttgaaaaacaattgtgggGATTGATTTACACCAAAAGTCTATTGCACTGTGATGTTCAAAACTTGTTTCGCAAAGTTCGTTTCAGTTATGAGAAAAGCATTCTAAATGATCAAGAACATGTGGAACTTCAAGATGTTGAATATTCCctgtggaaacttcactataaACATATTGACGAGTTTCGTAAGATAATAAAGAAAAGTTCTGCTAATGGAGAGAGCACAAAACTGGTAATGACGCAAAATGCTGGCAATGTGCAGAGTAGTGATGATAAACACATAGAAGGATTTAAGTCATTTCTTTCTGAAGCAATGGAGTTTTACCAAAATTTGATTGTGAAAATCAGAAAATGTTCTAGCGTTCCTGATAACTCCTCTTATGAAAAGGGTGACACATCTTCTTCTGTTGAACcaaaaaagacccagaaatgcCAATTTTTATGCCATAGATTTTTAGTATGTCTTGGGGATCTTGCTAGATACCGAGAACAGTACGAAAAACCTGATGTTCAAAATCATAACTGGTCAGTTGCAGCTTCCCACTACCTGGAAGCAACAATGGTTTGGCCAGATAGTGGAAACCCCCAGAATCAG TTGGCGGTATTGGCTGTATATGTTGGCGATGAGTTCCTTGCTTTATACCATTGTGTAAGAAGTTTAGCAGTCAAAGAACCTTTCCCTGACGCCTGGGATAACCTAATTTTACTCTTTGAGAGG AACAGGTCATCTCCAATGCATTCCCTTTGTAGAGAAGCCCACTTTGACTTCCTAAAACCTTGTGAAAGAAGCTTTGTCCAGAGTAAGTTACAATCAAACGATGACAATATGTTGAAAGCTGAAAACAATTGCACAGTTGGAACAGACTTATGGTCTCTTCTTATCAGAACTATGAGTTTCTTTTTCATACAATCCAG CTTGGAGGAATTCCCTTGTGCCTTTGCATCTGCCATGAGAGAGTTGGATGCTTTGATGGCACTAGATGATACAAAACTAAAAGCTGCATTGGAATCCTATCAGTGTTTGGATTCAGCTAGAACAGGCCCTTTTCGAGCACTACAAGTTGCttctatatatatctttatcatAGAGAACCTAATTCACGGCTCCCAAGTAAGAAGGTCAAAAGATAAAACTGATATGGAAAAGCTTGCGTGGACACAATTTGCAATAGCTGCAACATTCATTTTCATGGGACGCCTTGTTGATAGATGTTTGAAGGCTAGTCAATTGGATCTTTGCCCACTTTTACCAGCTGTGCTTGTATTTGTGGAGTGGCTGGTGGACATGTTTGCTGAAGCAAAAACGTTTGGGGTTGATGAAAAAAGTAGAAGTGCCATGTCTTACTTTTTTGTTGTGTTTATTGACCTTCTGAAGCAGTTCAATGTTAAAGGGAGTGAAGCCACGTCTCCAGATTGTACTCTGCTTTGGGAAGACTATGAATTGAGAGGCTTTGCACCGGTAACATGTTCAAATTTGCCATTATTTTGTTCAACTCCTTGGGAACACGTAGACAGTTTTGAAAGTGGTGCTGAATGTCGTGCTCACCGCATCATTAATGCTGCAATGAGGATTGCAGAAAGATCAAATGATTCTGGAAAGTGGCTTTTGTATGATAAATCAGAAAGAAAATTCTACATTGGAGAGTCAGATGAAATTTCAGAGAGAAAAGAATCAGAAAAAGTAGAGTTACCGAATTCTGATCTTAATATCAAAGAGCCTAGCCAGGATATTTACTTAGCCACAAAAGAAAGCGAGGAACCGATCCTGAAGGCATGTCCAAATGACCCCTGTGTGAATGGTAAATCAGTTGCCACAGAAGAGGAAGAAGTCATTCTTTTCAAACCTCTCTCGAGGTATAACTCAGCACCACTGTACTCTTCTATTGACATGAACGGTCAAATGTCTCCAAAGGATTCAGGGGATGAAAATGTACCTTCTGATGAATGCTTGCGCCGAGCTATATCACTACTTAATGAGCAAAACCAGGCCCAGAGTGATTCTTTAGCTTTCCATGCTGACATCTCTTATTTCCGGGGCAACCAGTCATCGAAGCATCAGGAGTCTCACGAGAAGGATACATCAGCACACCCATTGTTAGAAACCCCCATCTCTGCTGGGCCTCCCTCGCTCAGTGCTTGGGTCTTCAATGGAGGAAGTTTGAGCAATGATAGGGGGAAGACAATTAATGCGAGTAAACATAGCCTTAAGCCTATTGAGGAAATGGCTTTTACAACCATGGCTGGTCTTTCCATAAACAAAAATGAGGATTCTGCAATCATCAATTACTCATCTCCTACTTACCTACCTCCAGTGCCTTCTGCTCCATTATTGCCCGATGATGCTGTTTGGTTTAGTGGCAATCAATCTAACTTTGTGGACCGCAGAACCTCTGGAGACGGTAGTGGAGCAAAAGATTTTTCCAGAGCATCGCAGGTACCAAGCACTTCAAATTGGGTTGCTCCTCATGTGCATCCTGATTATGGGCACAGTGTTGGCGGTTTCATGAATAATTACCCACCTTCATGTCGAATGACTTCCTCTGAATGGCTTCGTCAATACAGAGAAAGTCACAATTCTCAGCAAGTCAATAGTTTTACATTGCCGGTTCATTGTTATGCTCCTGAGAACCCCAGAAACTTCCAACACTCTGAAGTTTCCAATTTTGGTGTTTTTGATCCATGGGGAAATCCTATGGTTTATAATCCAAGTGTATATATGGAGAGCCCGCCACTGCATCAGGCTTTTCCTCGTGTTTATGGTGCAGATGAACTCCAAAGGGAGAAGCTCTTTCATGGTTACCAAAGACCTATGCCCTTAGGATGTGGTGCTGTAACAGACCTCAGAATTGAGCCGCAGCCACTTTTGCAGTATCtgaaagagagagaatgggGAGTCCTGCAAGATCCTGGCCTTAGAGGTCCTACATACATGGGAAATTAG
- the LOC122279775 gene encoding VQ motif-containing protein 4-like — MESISPRYHESHKANPSLLPSPNSHSSNCSSSSTTTHSNGLQPTPPPTPPSLPHQNQHQAFRPITRSESANPYPTTFVQADTSSFKQVVQMLTGSSETAKHASSSSSSKPTTNGPASDPPSKTHIPPIKSVMPKKQQSGFKLYERRSSLKNFKINPLIPVFASNNSGFSPRKPEILSPSILDFPALALSPVTPLIHDPFDRSAYISPQSNANAKLDAVAEEKAIKEKGFYLHPSPSTTPRESEPRLLPLFPTTSPRVSGSSSS; from the coding sequence ATGGAGTCAATCTCTCCAAGATATCATGAATCCCATAAAGCAAACCCATCTCTGTTGCCATCCCCAAACAGCCACAGCTCTAACTGTAGCAGTAGCAGCACCACCACTCACAGTAATGGACTCCAACCCACTCCGCCCCCAACCCCACCATCACTGCCgcaccaaaaccaacaccaagCTTTCAGACCCATCACCAGATCCGAATCTGCAAACCCATACCCGACAACCTTCGTTCAAGCTGATACTTCCTCCTTCAAGCAAGTCGTCCAGATGCTCACCGGATCCTCCGAAACTGCCAAGCACGCCTCCTCATCCTCCTCTTCCAAACCCACCACTAACGGTCCCGCGTCCGACCCGCCTTCCAAGACCCACATCCCGCCGATCAAATCCGTTATGCCCAAGAAGCAACAATCCGGGTTCAAGCTCTACGAGCGCCGAAGCTCCCTTAAAAACTTCAAGATCAACCCCTTGATTCCCGTGTTCGCTTCAAACAACTCTGGATTCTCGCCTCGCAAGCCCGAGATCCTCTCCCCGAGCATTCTCGACTTCCCGGCGCTCGCTCTCAGCCCCGTCACGCCGCTCATACACGACCCCTTTGACCGATCCGCTTACATCTCTCCCCAAAGCAACGCCAATGCTAAGTTGGACGCGGTGGCTGAGGAGAAAGCAATCAAAGAGAAGGGTTTTTACTTGCACCCGTCGCCGTCGACAACGCCGAGGGAATCGGAACCCCGGCTTTTGCCTCTGTTCCCAACGACGTCGCCGAGAGTTTcaggttcttcttcttcttga
- the LOC122278346 gene encoding protein RALF-like 19: protein MEYKPWLIFLLLALAVVAESSSTINKVGTGSCNGAVGDCIGKENEMLMDSHHGRDLAQRRKYISYGALKANSVPCGRRGNSYYNCQKRKRANPYKRSCNVITHCARITD, encoded by the coding sequence ATGGAATATAAGCCTTGGCTAATATTCCTCCTCCTTGCCTTGGCCGTGGTGGCCGAGTCGTCTAGTACTATTAACAAAGTTGGCACAGGCTCATGCAATGGCGCAGTGGGTGACTGCATTGGCAAGGAGAATGAGATGCTGATGGATTCTCATCATGGCCGAGATCTTGCGCAGCGCAGGAAGTACATTAGCTACGGAGCTCTGAAGGCCAACTCGGTTCCATGCGGCCGCCGCGGCAACTCCTACTACAACTGTCAAAAGAGGAAAAGGGCTAATCCTTATAAGCGCAGTTGCAACGTCATTACGCATTGTGCCAGGATCACTGATtga